From Aptenodytes patagonicus chromosome 1, bAptPat1.pri.cur, whole genome shotgun sequence, one genomic window encodes:
- the SREBF2 gene encoding sterol regulatory element-binding protein 2, whose protein sequence is MEGGELGAENMETLTELGDELTLGDIDEMLQFVSNQAGDFPDLFSDHLCGTFQGSGSGGSSGGTLEPQLQRPYSQVQLQPFPPPAASPQLQSLPVKAAQATPPAPPRSAPLLQPRPPLQAQLQQQAVMITPTFSSAPQTRIIQQPVIYQNAATSFQVLQPQVQSLVTSSQVQPVTIQQQVQTVQAQRVLTQAANGTIQTLTPATVQTVAAPQVQQVPVLVQPQIIKTDSLVLTTLKADGNPVMAAVQNPALTALTAPIQTTALQTLVGSNGTILTTMPVMVGQEKVPIKQVPGGVKQPEPPKEGERRTTHNIIEKRYRSSINDKIIELKDLVMGTDAKMHKSGVLRKAIDYIKYLQQANHKLRQENMVLKLANQKNKLLKGIDLSSLVDNDVDLKIDDFNQNVLLMSPPASDSGSQAGFSPYSIDSEPGSPLLDDAKVKDEPDSPPVALGMVDRSRILLCALTFLCLSFNPLTSLLDARGTPESDSLVRHGSGRNVLTIESDAGGWFGWMMPTLILWLVNGVIVLSVFIKLLVHGEPVTRLHSRSSVTFWRHRKQADLDLARGDFAAAASNLQTCLSVLGRALPASRLDLACSLSWNVIRYSLQKLALVRWLLKRTSHQWRAREATAGFEDEAKTSARDAALAYHKLHQLHITGKLPSSSAYSGLHMALCAVNLAECAEEKIPPSTMAEIHLTAAVGLKTRCGGKLGFLASYFLSQAQSLCSSERSAIPDSLRWLCHPLGQKFFVERSWTVKAAAKESLYCTQRNPADPIAQVHQAFCENLLERAVDSLVKPQTRKEIAGQEEEEPCEFSSAMEYLKLLNSFLDSMGSGAPPFASNSVLKSALGPDVVCRWWSAAVAMAIGWLRGDDAAVRSHFAEVERMPKSLEMSENALVKATFYVCKAMQASLSGKADGQQSSLGHCERASSQLWNSLNMSSGVSSTVLNNMIQLLACDLLLSLRTSLWQKQANASQALGETYHASAPELTGFQRDLGSLRKLAHGFRPAYRKVFLHEATVRLMAGASPTRTHQLLEHSLRRRTPQSSKQGELDTLPGQRERATAILLACRHLPLSFLSSPGQRAVLLAEAARTLEKVGDKRSCNDCQQMIVKLSGGTAIAAS, encoded by the exons agaTGCTGCAGTTTGTCAGTAACCAGGCAGGGGACTTTCCAGATCTGTTTTCGGATCACTTGTGTGGCACCTTCCAGGGCAGCGGCAGTGGTGGCAGCAGTGGTGGGACCCTGGAGCCGCAGCTGCAGCGGCCGTACAGCCAGgtgcagctccagcccttcccGCCGCCCGCTGCCTCCCCCCAGCTCCAGAGCCTGCCAGTCAAAGCAGCGCAGGCAACACCTCCAGCCCCTCCGCGGTCAGCCCCTCTCCTtcagccccggcccccgctccaggctcagctccagcagcaggcCGTGATGATCACGCCGACGTTCAGCTCTGCTCCCCAGACCAGGATTATCCAGCAGCCGGTGATCTACCAGAACGCGGCCACGAGTTTCCAAG ttctcCAGCCTCAAGTCCAGAGCCTGGTGACATCCTCCCAGGTTCAGCCGGTTACCATCCAGCAGCAAGTGCAGACTGTGCAGGCCCAGCGAGTGCTAACACAGGCTGCCAACGGCACCATCCAGACATTAACACCGGCCACAGTCCAGACAGTCGCTGCACCACAGGTCCAGCAAGTTCCA GTTCTGGTCCAACCTCAGATCATAAAAACGGACTCCCTTGTCTTGACAACCCTGAAAGCGGACGGTAATCCTGTTATGGCTGCGGTACAGAACCCAGCACTGACAGCTCTCACTGCTCCCATTCAGACGACAGCTCTGCAG ACCCTCGTTGGGAGCAATGGGACCATTTTGACCACAATGCCGGTGATGGTGGGACAAGAAAAGGTGCCTATCAAACAAGTTCCTGGGGGTGTCAAGCAACCAGAACCACCTaaagaaggagagaggagaacaACTCACAACATCATTGAAAAGCGTTACCGGTCATCCATAAATGACAAGATCATTGAGCTGAAGGACCTTGTCATGGGGACAGATGCCAAG ATGCACAAGTCTGGAGTCCTGAGAAAAGCCATTGATTACATTAAATACCTACAGCAGGCCAACCATAAGCTGAGGCAGGAGAACATGGTTCTGAAGCTGGCTAACCAAAAAAACA AGCTGTTGAAGGGCATTGACCTAAGCAGTCTGGTTGACAACGATGTGGATCTGAAGATAGATGACTTCAACCAGAACGTGCTGCTGATGTCTCCTCCAGCCTCTGACTCGGGATCCCAGGCTGGCTTCTCTCCCTATTCCATTGATTCAGAGCCAGGAAGCCCACTCCTTGATGATGCAAAG GTTAAAGATGAGCCTGACTCTCCTCCTGTGGCTCTTGGTATGGTGGATCGCTCTCGAATACTCCTCTGTGCTCTCACattcctttgcctttccttcaaTCCTCTGACATCCCTCCTGGACGCCCGAGGAACCCCAGAGTCTGACAGCCTGGTGCGCCATGGCTCTGGCAGGAACGTGCTGACCATTGAGTCAG ATGCGGGTGGCTGGTTCGGCTGGATGATGCCCACGCTGATCCTGTGGCTCGTGAATGGAGTGATTGTACTGAGCGTGTTCATAAAGCTCCTTGTGCATGGAGAGCCGGTGACCCGGCTGCACTCAAGGTCATCGGTCACGTTCTGGAGGCATCGCAAGCAAGCAGACCTGGATTTGGCACGG GGGGATTTTGCTGCAGCTGCGTCAAACCTGCAGACTTGCCTGTCAGTACTCGGCCGAGCGCTGCCAGCTTCCCGCCTGGACTTGGCCTGCAGCCTGTCCTGGAACGTGATCCGCTATAGCCTGCAGAAGCTGGCGCTGGTGCGGTGGCTGCTGAAGAGGACTTCTCATCAGTGGCGGGCAAGGGAGGCCACTGCAGGCTTCGAGGACGAGGCCAAGACCAGCGCTCGGGATGCCGCTCTAGCATATCACAAGCTCCATCAGCTCCACATAACAG GTAAACTTCCCTCCAGCTCAGCTTACTCGGGCTTGCACATGGCCCTGTGTGCTGTGAATCTGGCTGAGTGTGCGGAAGAAAAGATCCCACCCAGCACAATGGCAGAAATCCACCTGACGGCTGCGGTTGGCTTGAAAACCCGCTGTGGAGGCAAGCTTGGCTTCCTAGCG agCTACTTTCTAAGCCAAGCTCAAAGCCTGTGCAGCTCGGAGCGGAGTGCCATTCCTGACTCGTTGCGTTGGCTGTGCCATCCCCTGGGACAGAAGTTTTTTGTGGAGCGAAGCTGGACGGTGAAGGCTGCTGCAAAGGAGAGCCTGTACTGCACCCAAAGGAACCCTG CGGATCCTATAGCACAAGTTCATCAGGCATTTTGTGAGAACCTGCTAGAGCGAGCGGTGGATTCACTCGTGAAGCCTCAGACTAGGAAAGAGATAGcgggacaagaggaggaggagccaTG CGAGTTCTCCAGTGCCATGGAGTACCTGAAATTGCTCAACTCTTTCTTGGACTCTATGGGAAGTGGAGCCCCACCCTTTGCCAGCAATTCTGTACTCAAGTCTGCCCTGG GTCCCGATGTGGTGTGCAGATGGTGGTCAGCAGCGGTGGCTATGGCAATCGGTTGGCTCAGAGGGGATGATGCAGCTGTGAGGTCACATTTCGCAGAAGTGGAGCGCATGCCGAAATCCCTGGAGATGTCAGA gaaTGCCCTGGTGAAAGCCACCTTCTACGTGTGTAAAGCCATGCAGGCCTCGCTGTCTGGGAAGGCAGATGGGCAGCAGAGCTCCCTGGGTCACTGCGAGAGGGCCAGCAGTCAGTTATGGAACAGCCTCAACATGAGCAGTGGTGTCTCCAGCACTGTCCTCAACAAC ATGATCCAGCTGCTGGCCTGTGACTTGCTGCTCTCTCTCCGCACCAGCCTGTGGCAGAAGCAGGCAAACgccagccaggccctgggtgagACCTACCATGCCTCGGCCCCCGAGCTGACGGGCTTCCAGCGTGACCTCGGCAGCCTGCGCAAGCTGGCCCACGGCTTCAGGCCCGCCTATCGCAAG GTCTTCCTCCACGAGGCCACCGTGCGCCTGATGGCGGGTGCCAGCCCTACCCGCACCCACCAGCTGCTGGAGCACAGCTTGAGGCGACGGACACCCCAGAGCAGCAAGCAAG GTGAATTGGACACCCTGCCAGGCCAGAGGGAGCGAGCCACAGCCATCCTGTTGGCCTGCCGCCatctccccctctccttcctctcctccccggGCCAGCGAGCAGTCCTGCTGGCTGAGGCCGCCCGCACCCTGGAGAAGGTGGGGGACAAGCGCTCCTGCAATGACTGCCAGCAGATGATCGTCAAGCTGAGTGGGGGCACGGCCATTGCTGCCTCCTAA